The genomic window TTCCATGTCTTCGGGAACTGGAATTCCCATGATTTTAAGCACGGTTGGAGCAAAATCCAACAGGTTTATGTCTTTTATTTTTGTGCCTCCCATTTTTCGTTTGGGATCGTAATACAGGAAGGCTCCATAGTGGGAGTGCACAGCATCATCAGGGCCTTTGTCGTTTTGAGGTAGATAATATGAATCATAGCCTAAAGTTCCTGCTGAACGCCAGCTCAAGTCGTCAAAGTAGACTGTAAGGTCTGGATAGTCGCCTATGCCGTTTGGATAGATTTCCTCAGGAGTGTACACTTTTGTGTCCCATTTTTCGCCTTTTGGCCCTCGAATGGTTTTCAAGTCGTCTGTTATTTGGTCTCTAAATTTCTCGTAGTTCTTAGGCTCTATGACTCCTTGGGGGTCTCTTCCTTTGATGTTAAAGAACATTCTTGCGTGGTAGCCGCCCCATCCCCAAGCTTGGGTTTTGGGCCAGTCAACTTCTGTTTTTGCAAGCGAAGTTCCTCTTGGCGGTGTTTTCTTGAGTTTTAGATATTCTTT from Candidatus Bathyarchaeota archaeon includes these protein-coding regions:
- a CDS encoding alkaline phosphatase family protein: RTDDKDKMIKQLHEMTKQHFTVLRYLAKTKPWHFFMFVEIGVDRVHHAFWKFFDKEHHLYKPNNKYEHVILDYYKLIDSEIGKLLKLTDDNTSVITVSDHGAKRMKGAFCVNQWLIEKEYLKLKKTPPRGTSLAKTEVDWPKTQAWGWGGYHARMFFNIKGRDPQGVIEPKNYEKFRDQITDDLKTIRGPKGEKWDTKVYTPEEIYPNGIGDYPDLTVYFDDLSWRSAGTLGYDSYYLPQNDKGPDDAVHSHYGAFLYYDPKRKMGGTKIKDINLLDFAPTVLKIMGIPVPEDMEGKIVEEVT